The Flavobacterium faecale genomic sequence GTTTGTATTTGATTGGTTCCAACATTTTTTTTACCTTGGCGAGCCTTTCGTATGGCCATATGACCAGCAGTGCAAACAAATCTATCGGCATCTTTATTATAGTCAAATTTATCTTCGTCTTTTCTAGCTCCTTGTGCTATTGTAACATTTAGTCTGGCTACCACTTTAATATTTTGCTCCCTTGTGAGTTTGAGATTTTCTTTTCCTGTATAAGCTCCATCCCCAATAATAGTATCAACATCAATTCCGTTTTTTTGACTAATCGCTAAAAGTCTAGGTAATTCTGGTCCATCCCCTTTTTCACCTGATGTGACTACAGCCGCTGTAATGATGCGCTCCTCGGTCATAGCTAAGTGAGTCTTATATCCAAAGAAAGAACTATCAGCAGATTTATGACCCGTTTTAGCATCTGCATCTTTTGATAAGGTAAAATTTTCTTGAGTGTCTTCTACAGTTTCTTTGAGTAGATTTAATTTCTCTTTCACAGCTGGAATCGAACTTATTGACGGCTCATTTTCAATGCGTTTTTCCAACTCTTTACAATAAGCAAGTTCCTTCTCTAAGTCATTGTCTGTATTTTTTTCAGGCATATGTTCTTTGAATTCCTGCTCAAAGCTGTATACTGTTTTTCGCAGTAGCTTGGAACGTTCTCTCAATACATCGATGGCTAAAAATGGATTGGATCTTGATAAAGTATGTGTGGCATCAACGATGATAGACTTCGAACGAATAATACCTTTTTCGATAGCAATGGTGACTGTTTTGTTTATCAACAGATTTAATAGGTCGGTATCCTTTAGACGTAGTTTTCTAAATTTTGTTAACGAACTCGGATTGATAACATCGTCTTCTGGATTCATATCCAAAAAATATTTGAAGGACATATCGTATTGAGAACGCTCCACGACATCAATATCGGAAACAGTATAGATTGTTTTAAGTAGTAAATACTTAAACATACGAACGGGACTTTCTGCCATTCGCCCATTATTGGGACAGTACTTATTTAACAACTCATCGTAAATGAATGAAAAATCAATCAAATCATTAATTTTTCTTAATAGATTTTCTTTTGGAACTATTAAATCATACAACGAAGAATACTCGCTGAATTGTATTGTTTGTTGTTGTACTAACATCTAAAAAACACTTATAATTAGATTTAAATATAAGAAAAAAGGAGTAGAAATCCATAGATATCTACTCCTTTTTATGTGTCAATTTATTAGAAAGACTTTTTCAGTGCCCTCTGAAAGTCATACAGCTGTTTTAATCGAATCTATTTTTTATTCTTCGACAGATTTCACATTGTCATCCGGAATTCTATCTATGAGATAATTGTATGGGTCAATACCCGCTTTACTTGGTTTTCCCTTGACTTTAAAGGTAAAGGTGTTATCTTTTTTAGTTAATTTAATACGTTTGTAAACCAGTGGTTTTCCTAGTGTACTCGACTTTTTACCTTCAGCAAATACCCCAATATCAATATAATCTGAAAGAGGTAAGGCTGTTTCTTTACCCATAGCGTCTGATCGTAATTTTTCAGATGTTGTGACAATGGTGACTACATATTCGTTACCTACTTTTTTATATTTGGCACTCATGGTTCTATTAGAATAGAGTGTGATTTTTTCGAATAAATCAGGAATCAGATAATGTAAACTATCAGGCGTTACTGCTTTGAACTCTCTGACTGCATCAATAGAAGTTGGAAAAGGCGGGTTTTTGTAAGCAAATTTTTTGATAATATTGCTAAGGGCTAAATTCACTTTTTCTTCGCCAATCATTTCTTTAAAGTAGTACAATACAACACTTGCTTTATTGTAGTGTATGTATTGCTGCCCTTTGGTTTTGAATAAGGCATTTTCACCCTCGAGTTCGCCACTTCTACCACTTAAATACGTATTCATTTCATATTCAAGGAACTGCTTCATTTTGTCTTTGCCATATTCTTTTTCCATGACCATAAGAGCAGAGTATTGAGCAAAACCTTCACTCATCATTTCGCTTCCTTGCATGTTTGCGCCACAAACTTGGTGTGCCCAATATTGGTGCCCCATCTCGTGCGCCACTACATAAAAAGGTGTATCGATATCATCCTTTGTTACATCTCTCAAGTCAGTAATAAAGCCAACATCTTCTCCATACGGCATCGTGCCAGGGAAGGCCTGAGCAAAACTTGCATATCGAGGAAATTCGATAATACGACACTGTTTGTGATAGTAAGGACCAAAATTAGTGGTGTAATACGCTAGTGCTTTCTGCAAGCTATTCATCATATTGGGAACGTTAACAGCATGTTTGGTATCATAATAGACTTCCAAATCAATTCCTTTCCACTTTTTGCGAGCAACTTGATAATTTGCCGAAATAAAGGAATAGAAGTTTAATGATTTTTGTTCTAAATCATATTCGAAATAGTTTTTCCCATTTGCTTTCCATTGTTTTACTAATGATCCTGGCGCTATAGCGGTTTGATCTGCAGACGTACTTATGATCGTATGCAGTTTTACCCAATCAGAATCTGCGCCAATGTAGGTATTGGCTCTAGAGGCTAAATCATTTTCATTAAGATTTGGCATTACGTTACGCTTTGGTAATTTTCTTTTTATGCGTAAATTTTTACCGCTTATTTCGTATCTGCGGTCATAACCTAAGGTAGGCATAACGTCAGAATTGTTAAAGAAAGTTCCGTTTTGAGTTAGTGAAGTAAAGCTTACCTCATTTTCAAAACCTTTACTTTCTTTGGCAGTTTTGACAATTATTTTGATAGAATCATTTGGCAATAAAGGTTTGTTAAGACTATAAATTCTATATGACAATTTGGTATCGTTCAGTTTTAGTTTTGCATTCGGAATATCAATTTGTACGCTATCCATACTTTGGGGTAAGGTAAAGTGAAGTTCAGATATGGTAACTTTTGATCTATTTTTTGCCCATGCTTCAATAGTTGCTGTCATCGCTCTTTCTTCGGGAGAAATAGCGATAGTGTAATTAAACTTGTAGAAACGTGGTTGGGTCAAATGCTCAAACTTTTTGTATTTAAGTTCATAACTAACCCTATAATTTTCCATTTCTTTTGGTGAATAGTAGGTGTTCAAAATTTGTGTATTGTAGAAAACATATCCAGCACATACTAAAAAAGCCAATAGGCTTGTGATAACTGCTATTTTATTTTTCGAAAAAGAAATTTTTGATTTCGTAATTCGTGTTTTAAACTGGTTTTCTTTTCCTCGAATATAAAAAGCTAGGATTACAAAAAAGAGCATTGGACAAAAAAGAGTCCAGTACATGATAAACCAAACCGTACCAGGGACAAAAGGACCAAAGCCATTCATGTCGGAGTAGATTACGTTTGGGAGGTAGCCAAAAGCTAGCATATTGGAACTAATTTCTAACAATCCCCAAATAAAAGAATTGATAATTATAAAAGCTACAAAGGCAAAATAAGCAACGTACCTGTTGTTGATTAAATAATGAAAAAGGAGGGAAAGGATTATTAAGAAGGTGTATTTGGCCAATTCTATTAATAAGATAGACTTCAAGTACACGTCAACTTCGTACCTGTAATAACCATGCAATGTTTGAGCAAGTATCCCAACAACTATTGTTGCAGCTAAAACAATTGCAATTGCAATTATCATTGCAACCACTTTTGATACTAGTAAGCTTGAAGAGTTAACTGGAGTAGAATCTTGTATTTCGTTTATTTTGACATCTCGTTCTTTCCAGACCAAAACACCAGTGTAAAATGTTATGAAACCATACATAAACATACTGAAGGATCCAAGAATAATGTGAACGATATGGTAGGTTACTGGGTAATTAGTCGAGCCGTAACTGCTTGAAAAACTAAATAAACTGGTAATTAGTAAAATCATACCAATAGAGACAATAATAATAAAAGTAGGATTGTTTATAATGGCCTTTAGTTCAAATTTAAGTAGTTGTAAAAAGGTTTTAAACGAAAAGACGCCTGCTTTTGATGGGGTAAAAATAGTGTTGGTGATTATTGGTGCTGTCGATTTTGTTTCTTTTATTGCTTTCTGCTTAATGTTTTTGACAGTAAATGAAAATTTTACATAAATAAGATACAAGACTGTTAACATCATTGCTAACCAAACTACTCTATTGGTTAAGAGATCACCATATAACGTAACTGTATTTAAGTTCTTCTCATTTACAGTTAGGTATTTGGTCATGGTACCGAAGGGTCTAAGTCCAAACGGGTCAAGAATATTGGCCAGCCATTCTTTTTGAATGTCTTCGGTTAATATGCCCGAAGCAATGTAAAATACCAGAATTAGCATGGCTCCTACAAAGGATACTATATTGCTCCTGAAGAGTATCGCCAGAGAGAATAGTAGTACACCAGATATGATCACATTGGGGATACCAAAATTAATTAAACCAAATACATGACTCATTAGGTTAAAAGGCCCAAACCTTTCGGCTGGTGACATATCAAGTACAGGAGCCAACCACGTTGCCAATAGTACACCTAGAGATATACCTAGCAGCGGGATGATGGATACGAGGGCTGCGCCAAAGAATTTCCCGAAAAAATAATCTCTTTTCTTGATAGGTGACGAAAAAATGAATTGATGCATCCCATATTGAAAATCTCTCATGGCAGTAGCGTTCATAAATGCTGTTGTCATTAATAAGCATACTGTAGACATCACGCCGTAGTATTGTTCGATAATATAGGGTGCGTTTCTAAAGGTGTTACCCACACTACCACCAATGGTGACTTTCTCTGAAGCCACAGCAAAGAAAACTAGTAGTGTATTAATGAATAAAAATATCCAAATCATTGGCGTTCGTAACCAATATTTGATCTCAAATTGTATAAATTTCCACATAAGTACTGTTTGTTATATTTATACTAATTGATTGAGTTTTGCAAAGAAAACGTCTTCTAGATTTTCTTCCGCTTTGGCGAAGCCTTCCAAAGATTGGTTAGAAAAAACATGAATCAATGGTTGCCCACCTACCAATTTATTCGATATCACTTCATAGTTTTCTTGGTATTTAGGGAGCTCTAGTTTGGATACTTTTTTCTCCCATACCTTATCTTTTACTTCCAGCAAAGCATCATCAGTATTACCAGAAAATAACACAGTACCTTTGTCTACAATCGCCATTTGGGTACATAATTCGCGTACGTCTTGTACAATGTGTGTAGAGAGAATCACAATGGTGTTTTCTCCTATTTCGCTCAAAATATTATAAAATCTATTTCGTTCTCCAGGATCCAAACCCGCAGTAGGTTCGTCAACAATAACCAATTTAGGATTCCCAATAAGGCATTGTGCAATACCAAAACGTTGGCGCATACCACCACTATAACTAGCAACAGCATTTTTTCGATGGTCCCAAAGGTTTACTTTTACCAATAATTGTTCGATCATCTCTTTACGATCTGTTTTGTTTTCGAAACCTTTGAGTAAAGCCAAATTATCCATTAGATCTACGGCAGATGTTCTTGGATACACACCAAATTCTTGTGGCAGGTAGCCCAATACTTTTCGAACAGCCTCTTTATTGTTCAAAACATCAATATCTCCAAGCATTACACTTCCGCTATCTGCATCTTGTAAAGTGGCAAGGGTTCGCATTAAGGATGATTTTCCGGCACCGTTTGGTCCTAGTAAACCAAACATTCCTGTTTTGATAGTCAAGTTGACATTGTTTAAGGCATGAACACCATTTCCGTATTTTTTATCTAAATTTTTGATAATTAGTTCCATTTTGAAGGCTGTGTTTAATTTTTGTAAGATTTTGCTAATGTATATATAATTTTAATTAGTTGGTTTGCAAACACAGAATAGTTTTAACAATAATTCAGCTAATTGTTGCGAAAAAATCACTAAAATTGGTCTCTTTTAAGTTTTTAAATATTTTATATGAGTTCGAATCGATTTTTGTTGTTATTATTATTTGCAGTGACGGGCATTTTTGCCCAACAGAAACTGACAGTTGAGAAGCTTTATGATGGTAGTTTTCGCCCTCAAGGAATGGCAGAACTACAAGCCTTAAAAAATACCAATCAATATACAGTCCTTAATTATGATGAAGGAACTGGAAGCATCCAGATTGATTTGTATGATTTTGCTAGCTTGAAAAAGACAGCTACACTATTTGATACCAAATCATACAGCCGCCTGCCAATGGTGCAGAGCTATAGTTTTGATGCCTCTGAAAATTTAATTTTGATGGCATGTAACAAAGAGTCAATCTACAGACATTCGTTTACAGCGGATTACTACGTATATGATATTGCCAAAAAGCAATTGCAAAAAGTAGGAGACAAAGCTATTCAAGAACCTACATTTTCTCCAGACGGAAAAAAAATAGCATTTGTTCAGGATAACAACCTATATGTTTATGATTTGGCAACAAAAGCAACAACTGCTATCACCACAGACGGAAAGAAAAACGAAATCATAAACGGAATTACAGACTGGGTTTACGAAGAAGAATTTGCCTTTGTACGTGCCTTTGACTGGAGCACCGATAGTAAAAATATAGCTTTTATTCGATTTGACGAAAGCAAGGTTCCTGAATTCTCGATGAGTATTTTTGGTACTAGTTTGTATCCTACAATTGAGAAAATCAAATATCCAAAAGCAGGAGAGAGCAATTCTGTTGTATCCTTGCATTTGTATAATGTATCTTCAAAAAGTAGCAAAAATGTAGATTTGTCACAGTATAAAGATTTTTATATCTCAAGAATCAAATGGACCAATGATGCGTCAAAAGTTTCGGTTATTGTATTAAACCGTCATCAAAACGACCTTGATATTTTACTTGTA encodes the following:
- a CDS encoding IS1182 family transposase — protein: MLVQQQTIQFSEYSSLYDLIVPKENLLRKINDLIDFSFIYDELLNKYCPNNGRMAESPVRMFKYLLLKTIYTVSDIDVVERSQYDMSFKYFLDMNPEDDVINPSSLTKFRKLRLKDTDLLNLLINKTVTIAIEKGIIRSKSIIVDATHTLSRSNPFLAIDVLRERSKLLRKTVYSFEQEFKEHMPEKNTDNDLEKELAYCKELEKRIENEPSISSIPAVKEKLNLLKETVEDTQENFTLSKDADAKTGHKSADSSFFGYKTHLAMTEERIITAAVVTSGEKGDGPELPRLLAISQKNGIDVDTIIGDGAYTGKENLKLTREQNIKVVARLNVTIAQGARKDEDKFDYNKDADRFVCTAGHMAIRKARQGKKNVGTNQIQTYYFDVEKCKTCSLKEGCYKEGSKTKTYSVSIKSDLHQEQISFQETDYYKEKAKHRYKIEAKNSELKNVHGYDRAISYGITNMQMQGAIAIFAVNLKRILKLM
- a CDS encoding ABC transporter permease/M1 family aminopeptidase, translated to MWKFIQFEIKYWLRTPMIWIFLFINTLLVFFAVASEKVTIGGSVGNTFRNAPYIIEQYYGVMSTVCLLMTTAFMNATAMRDFQYGMHQFIFSSPIKKRDYFFGKFFGAALVSIIPLLGISLGVLLATWLAPVLDMSPAERFGPFNLMSHVFGLINFGIPNVIISGVLLFSLAILFRSNIVSFVGAMLILVFYIASGILTEDIQKEWLANILDPFGLRPFGTMTKYLTVNEKNLNTVTLYGDLLTNRVVWLAMMLTVLYLIYVKFSFTVKNIKQKAIKETKSTAPIITNTIFTPSKAGVFSFKTFLQLLKFELKAIINNPTFIIIVSIGMILLITSLFSFSSSYGSTNYPVTYHIVHIILGSFSMFMYGFITFYTGVLVWKERDVKINEIQDSTPVNSSSLLVSKVVAMIIAIAIVLAATIVVGILAQTLHGYYRYEVDVYLKSILLIELAKYTFLIILSLLFHYLINNRYVAYFAFVAFIIINSFIWGLLEISSNMLAFGYLPNVIYSDMNGFGPFVPGTVWFIMYWTLFCPMLFFVILAFYIRGKENQFKTRITKSKISFSKNKIAVITSLLAFLVCAGYVFYNTQILNTYYSPKEMENYRVSYELKYKKFEHLTQPRFYKFNYTIAISPEERAMTATIEAWAKNRSKVTISELHFTLPQSMDSVQIDIPNAKLKLNDTKLSYRIYSLNKPLLPNDSIKIIVKTAKESKGFENEVSFTSLTQNGTFFNNSDVMPTLGYDRRYEISGKNLRIKRKLPKRNVMPNLNENDLASRANTYIGADSDWVKLHTIISTSADQTAIAPGSLVKQWKANGKNYFEYDLEQKSLNFYSFISANYQVARKKWKGIDLEVYYDTKHAVNVPNMMNSLQKALAYYTTNFGPYYHKQCRIIEFPRYASFAQAFPGTMPYGEDVGFITDLRDVTKDDIDTPFYVVAHEMGHQYWAHQVCGANMQGSEMMSEGFAQYSALMVMEKEYGKDKMKQFLEYEMNTYLSGRSGELEGENALFKTKGQQYIHYNKASVVLYYFKEMIGEEKVNLALSNIIKKFAYKNPPFPTSIDAVREFKAVTPDSLHYLIPDLFEKITLYSNRTMSAKYKKVGNEYVVTIVTTSEKLRSDAMGKETALPLSDYIDIGVFAEGKKSSTLGKPLVYKRIKLTKKDNTFTFKVKGKPSKAGIDPYNYLIDRIPDDNVKSVEE
- a CDS encoding ABC transporter ATP-binding protein, producing the protein MELIIKNLDKKYGNGVHALNNVNLTIKTGMFGLLGPNGAGKSSLMRTLATLQDADSGSVMLGDIDVLNNKEAVRKVLGYLPQEFGVYPRTSAVDLMDNLALLKGFENKTDRKEMIEQLLVKVNLWDHRKNAVASYSGGMRQRFGIAQCLIGNPKLVIVDEPTAGLDPGERNRFYNILSEIGENTIVILSTHIVQDVRELCTQMAIVDKGTVLFSGNTDDALLEVKDKVWEKKVSKLELPKYQENYEVISNKLVGGQPLIHVFSNQSLEGFAKAEENLEDVFFAKLNQLV